The following proteins are co-located in the Vigna unguiculata cultivar IT97K-499-35 chromosome 9, ASM411807v1, whole genome shotgun sequence genome:
- the LOC114162774 gene encoding TOG array regulator of axonemal microtubules protein 2 has protein sequence MALRPIDNALPTTTPERPKKQPKIAVATQKQQDRAAAVNGENQVPLPSSGDATVDYVSSDNLKPLSDPEVQIQSLIEDLNSKNWIKVCESLNDARRFALFHSSLLFPILGNIVLVVAKTMKNPRSALCKTAIMAAADIFNASGDKLLDPETSDAFDGLLLQLLLKASQDKRFVCEEADRALGSMVSSMTPLPLLQKLRVYVSHKNLRVRAKAAVSLSNCVSKMGLEEMEQFSLAELIEVAADLLNDRLPEARDAARSIATDVYEALTKDAEQKMELWQSFCQSKLPPIHALSMMKIVKP, from the exons ATGGCTCTCAGACCCATCGACAACGCTCTCCCAACAACAACCCCAGAGAGACCCAAAAAACAACCCAAGATTGCTGTTGCAACCCAGAAACAGCAAGATCGTGCTGCTGCCGTCAATGGCGAAAACCAAGTTCCCTTGCCCTCATCAGGGGATGCCACTGTTGACTATGTCTCCTCCGACAACCTTAAACCCTTGTCGGATCCCGAAGTTCAGATTCAG AGTTTGATTGAAGATTTGAATTCGAAAAACTGGATCAAGGTTTGTGAGTCGCTGAACGATGCTAGGCGATTTGCGTTGTTCCACTCGTCCCTTCTATTCCCTATCTT GGGAAATATTGTGTTGGTGGTGGCGAAGACAATGAAGAACCCTCGTAGTGCTCTTTGCAAAACCGCAATTATGGCTGCGGCTGATATTTTCAACGCCTCTGGTGACAAGTTGCTTGACCCCGAGACCTCTGATGCATTTGATGGCCTG CTGCTGCAGCTGCTGCTAAAAGCTTCCCAAGATAAAAGGTTTGTGTGTGAAGAAGCTGATAGAGCACTTGGCTCAATGGTTAGTTCCATGACCCCTCTTCCTCTGCTTCAGAAACTAAGGGTATATGTTAGTCACAAAAACCTTAGGGTCAGGGCCAAGGCTGCTGTCTCTCTCTCCAACTGTGTCTCAAAGATG GGTCTTGAAGAAATGGAACAGTTTTCTTTGGCTGAACTGATTGAAGTTGCAGCTGATTTGCTGAATGATAGACTTCCAGAGGCAAGAGATGCAGCTCGAAGTATTGCAACTGACGTGTATGAGGCACTGACTAAGGACGCAGAACAGAAGATGGAGTTGTGGCAGAGCTTCTGCCAATCCAAATTGCCACCGATTCACGCACTTTCAATGATGAAAATAGTTAAGCCCTGA
- the LOC114163071 gene encoding probable histone-arginine methyltransferase 1.4 isoform X2 produces the protein MDLVEQKRKQREFALASVSEVSSSSSSASPGVGVFAGDRLQIRNESNHILLSVHLTDFQLFRLGPIESVCMVEGSDDKQTSYSSGVAIQFRNEEESEAFHCVFQQWKKDFNVQGNLPNGTNVITSKSKFDEKIESSSAKMYFHYYGQLLHQQNMLQDYVRTGTYYAAVIENRSDFMGRVVVDVGAGSGILSLFAAQAGAKHVYAVEASEMAEYARKLIAGNPILGQRITVIKGKVEDVELPERADILISEPMGTLLVNERMLESYVIARDRFLTPNGKMFPSVGRIHMAPFSDEYLFVEIANKALFWQQQNYYGVDLTPLHGTAFQGYFSQPVVDAFDPRLLIAAPMFHVIDFTKIKEEELYEIDIPLKFVATVGARLHGLACWFDVLFNGSTARRWLTTAPGSPTTHWYQLRCVLSQPIYVVAGQEITGRMHLIAHTAQSYTIYLTLSAKTWGPGAEQGGILQTSSCKLDLKEPYYRMSQPQAYPLNQDQQPQVLLPSQDINIQSQDLDEVEMMQQPSPKSCAQIDSLMQTA, from the exons ATGGATTTGGTGGAGCAGAAGAGGAAGCAGCGAGAATTTGCGTTAGCGTCTGTGTCTGAggtttcttcctcttcttcgtCTGCTTCGCCGGGGGTTGGTGTGTTTGCTGGTGACCGTCTTCAAATTCGGAACGAATCTAACCATATTCTTCTCAGTGTTCATCTTACAGATTTTCAG CTATTCAGGTTAGGTCCTATTGAATCAGTTTGCATGGTGGAAGGGTCTGATGACAAACAG ACATCTTATTCCAGTGGAGTGGCTATACAGTTTAGAAATGAGGAAGAGAGTGAGGCCTTCCATTGTGTATTCCAACAATGGAAGAAGGATTTCAATGTTCAAG GAAATTTACCGAATGGAACTAATGTAATAACTTCTAAAAGCAAGTTTGACGAGAAGATAGAGTCATCTTCTGCAAAAatgtattttcattattatggACAACTTCTGCATCAACAAAATATGTTGCAGGACTATGTGAGGACAG GAACCTATTATGCTGCGGTTATTGAGAATCGCTCAGATTTCATGGGCCGTGTAGTAGTTGATGTTGGTGCTGGTAGTGGAATTTTGTCATTATTTGCTGCCCAG GCTGGTGCAAAGCACGTTTATGCTGTGGAAGCATCTGAAATGGCAGAGTATGCACGGAAACTTATAGCTGGGAACCCAATACTTGGTCAACGAATTACA GTTATTAAAGGCAAAGTTGAGGATGTTGAACTGCCTGAGAGAGCAGATATTCTGATCTCTGAGCCCATGG GCACCTTGTTAGTCAATGAAAGAATGCTGGAGTCGTATGTCATTGCAAGGGATAGGTTTCTCACCCCTAATGGGAAAATGTTTCCCAGTGTAGGAAG GATTCACATGGCTCCCTTTAGTGATGAATATTTGTTCGTTGAAATTGCTAATAAG GCACTGTTTTGGCAGCAACAAAACTATTATGGTGTTGATTTGACGCCCTTACATGGGACTGCCTTTCAAGGATACTTTTCTCAG CCTGTGGTGGATGCTTTTGATCCAAGGTTGTTAATAGCTGCTCCTATGTTCCATGTGATAGACTTTACCAAAATAAAG GAAGAAGAGCTATATGAAATTGACATTCCTCTCAAATTCGTAGCCACTGTGGGTGCCAGGCTACATGGGTTGGCATGTTGGTTTGATGTACTGTTCAATGGAAG TACTGCTCGAAGGTGGCTTACCACTGCCCCTGGTTCACCTACAACCCACTGGTATCAGTTACGCTGTGTTCTCTCACAGCCAATATATGTTGTGGCAGGGCAAGAAATCACTGGCAGGATGCACTTGATTGCCCACACTGCTCAGAGTTATACAATCTATTTAACATTGTCAG CTAAAACATGGGGCCCTGGTGCTGAACAAGGAGGGATTCTTCAAACATCATCCTGTAAACTTGATCTGAAAGAACCTTACTATAGAATGTCCCAACCTCAAGCTTATCCATTAAACCAGGATCAGCAACCTCAAGTACTTCTACCGTCACAG GATATAAACATCCAATCTCAAGATTTGGATGAGGTGGAGATGATGCAGCAGCCTTCGCCCAAGTCATGTGCTCAAATTGACTCGCTCATGCAGACTGCATAA
- the LOC114163071 gene encoding probable histone-arginine methyltransferase 1.4 isoform X1: MDLVEQKRKQREFALASVSEVSSSSSSASPGVGVFAGDRLQIRNESNHILLSVHLTDFQLFRLGPIESVCMVEGSDDKQTSYSSGVAIQFRNEEESEAFHCVFQQWKKDFNVQAGNLPNGTNVITSKSKFDEKIESSSAKMYFHYYGQLLHQQNMLQDYVRTGTYYAAVIENRSDFMGRVVVDVGAGSGILSLFAAQAGAKHVYAVEASEMAEYARKLIAGNPILGQRITVIKGKVEDVELPERADILISEPMGTLLVNERMLESYVIARDRFLTPNGKMFPSVGRIHMAPFSDEYLFVEIANKALFWQQQNYYGVDLTPLHGTAFQGYFSQPVVDAFDPRLLIAAPMFHVIDFTKIKEEELYEIDIPLKFVATVGARLHGLACWFDVLFNGSTARRWLTTAPGSPTTHWYQLRCVLSQPIYVVAGQEITGRMHLIAHTAQSYTIYLTLSAKTWGPGAEQGGILQTSSCKLDLKEPYYRMSQPQAYPLNQDQQPQVLLPSQDINIQSQDLDEVEMMQQPSPKSCAQIDSLMQTA, from the exons ATGGATTTGGTGGAGCAGAAGAGGAAGCAGCGAGAATTTGCGTTAGCGTCTGTGTCTGAggtttcttcctcttcttcgtCTGCTTCGCCGGGGGTTGGTGTGTTTGCTGGTGACCGTCTTCAAATTCGGAACGAATCTAACCATATTCTTCTCAGTGTTCATCTTACAGATTTTCAG CTATTCAGGTTAGGTCCTATTGAATCAGTTTGCATGGTGGAAGGGTCTGATGACAAACAG ACATCTTATTCCAGTGGAGTGGCTATACAGTTTAGAAATGAGGAAGAGAGTGAGGCCTTCCATTGTGTATTCCAACAATGGAAGAAGGATTTCAATGTTCAAG CAGGAAATTTACCGAATGGAACTAATGTAATAACTTCTAAAAGCAAGTTTGACGAGAAGATAGAGTCATCTTCTGCAAAAatgtattttcattattatggACAACTTCTGCATCAACAAAATATGTTGCAGGACTATGTGAGGACAG GAACCTATTATGCTGCGGTTATTGAGAATCGCTCAGATTTCATGGGCCGTGTAGTAGTTGATGTTGGTGCTGGTAGTGGAATTTTGTCATTATTTGCTGCCCAG GCTGGTGCAAAGCACGTTTATGCTGTGGAAGCATCTGAAATGGCAGAGTATGCACGGAAACTTATAGCTGGGAACCCAATACTTGGTCAACGAATTACA GTTATTAAAGGCAAAGTTGAGGATGTTGAACTGCCTGAGAGAGCAGATATTCTGATCTCTGAGCCCATGG GCACCTTGTTAGTCAATGAAAGAATGCTGGAGTCGTATGTCATTGCAAGGGATAGGTTTCTCACCCCTAATGGGAAAATGTTTCCCAGTGTAGGAAG GATTCACATGGCTCCCTTTAGTGATGAATATTTGTTCGTTGAAATTGCTAATAAG GCACTGTTTTGGCAGCAACAAAACTATTATGGTGTTGATTTGACGCCCTTACATGGGACTGCCTTTCAAGGATACTTTTCTCAG CCTGTGGTGGATGCTTTTGATCCAAGGTTGTTAATAGCTGCTCCTATGTTCCATGTGATAGACTTTACCAAAATAAAG GAAGAAGAGCTATATGAAATTGACATTCCTCTCAAATTCGTAGCCACTGTGGGTGCCAGGCTACATGGGTTGGCATGTTGGTTTGATGTACTGTTCAATGGAAG TACTGCTCGAAGGTGGCTTACCACTGCCCCTGGTTCACCTACAACCCACTGGTATCAGTTACGCTGTGTTCTCTCACAGCCAATATATGTTGTGGCAGGGCAAGAAATCACTGGCAGGATGCACTTGATTGCCCACACTGCTCAGAGTTATACAATCTATTTAACATTGTCAG CTAAAACATGGGGCCCTGGTGCTGAACAAGGAGGGATTCTTCAAACATCATCCTGTAAACTTGATCTGAAAGAACCTTACTATAGAATGTCCCAACCTCAAGCTTATCCATTAAACCAGGATCAGCAACCTCAAGTACTTCTACCGTCACAG GATATAAACATCCAATCTCAAGATTTGGATGAGGTGGAGATGATGCAGCAGCCTTCGCCCAAGTCATGTGCTCAAATTGACTCGCTCATGCAGACTGCATAA
- the LOC114163331 gene encoding xyloglucan 6-xylosyltransferase 2-like — translation MLERCLGMRRVRQIQRACRHSTVTFLCLFLTVVVLRGTIGAGKFGTPEQDFNEIRHHISAARARRVLEETKPEAGSNADSNPNNYATFDLSKILVDEPLAEDEKPDPNAPYTLGPKISDWDEQRRAWLRANPEYPNFIRPNKPRVLLVTGSSPKPCENPVGDHYLVKSIKNKIDYCRVHGIEIFYNMALLDAEMAGFWAKLPLIRKLLLSHPEVEFLWWMDSDAMFTDMAFEVPWERYKDSNFVMHGWNEMVYDEKNWIGLNTGSFLLRNCQWSLDILDAWAPMGPKGKIRDEAGKVLTRELKNRPVFEADDQSAMVYLLATGKETWGNKVYLENHYYLHGYWGILVDRYEEMIENYHPGLGDHRWPLVTHFVGCKPCGKFGDYPVERCLKQMDRAYNFGDNQILQMYGFTHKSLGSRRVKKVRNDTSNPLEIKDDLGLLHPDFKAIKLPSS, via the coding sequence ATGCTGGAGCGGTGCCTGGGGATGCGGCGCGTGCGGCAGATTCAGCGCGCGTGCCGGCACAGTACGGTGACTTTCCTCTGCCTCTTCCTCACGGTGGTCGTCCTCCGCGGCACAATCGGGGCTGGCAAGTTCGGTACGCCGGAGCAGGACTTCAACGAGATCCGCCATCACATCTCCGCCGCCCGCGCCCGCCGCGTCCTCGAGGAAACCAAACCCGAAGCCGGTTCCAACGCCGATTCCAACCCTAACAACTACGCCACCTTCGATCTCTCTAAGATCCTCGTGGACGAGCCTCTCGCGGAGGACGAAAAGCCTGACCCAAATGCTCCATACACTCTGGGACCCAAAATCTCCGATTGGGATGAACAGCGCCGAGCCTGGCTCCGAGCCAACCCTGAGTACCCTAACTTCATCCGACCCAACAAGCCACGTGTACTTTTAGTGACCGGTTCGTCCCCCAAACCGTGTGAAAACCCGGTCGGTGATCACTACCTTGTGAAATCGATCAAGAACAAGATTGACTATTGCAGGGTTCATGGGATTGAGATTTTCTACAACATGGCTCTTTTGGACGCTGAGATGGCAGGGTTTTGGGCCAAGCTTCCCTTGATTCGTAAACTTTTACTGTCACACCCTGAAGTGGAGTTTCTCTGGTGGATGGACAGTGATGCAATGTTCACCGACATGGCTTTTGAGGTTCCCTGGGAGAGGTACAAAGATTCAAACTTTGTTATGCACGGGTGGAATGAGATGGTGTATGATGAGAAGAATTGGATTGGGTTGAACACTGGGAGTTTTCTGTTGAGGAATTGTCAATGGTCTTTGGATATTCTTGATGCTTGGGCTCCTATGGGGCCTAAAGGGAAGATAAGGGATGAGGCTGGGAAAGTGCTCACTAGGGAGCTTAAGAATAGGCCTGTTTTTGAAGCTGATGATCAATCTGCAATGGTTTATTTGTTGGCCACTGGGAAGGAAACATGGGGTAACAAGGTTTACCTTGAGAATCATTATTACTTGCACGGGTATTGGGGGATTTTGGTGGACCGTTATGAGGAGATGATTGAGAATTATCACCCGGGACTTGGGGATCATAGGTGGCCTTTGGTGACCCACTTTGTGGGGTGCAAGCCTTGTGGGAAGTTTGGGGATTACCCTGTAGAGAGGTGCTTGAAGCAGATGGATAGGGCTTATAATTTTGGGGATAACCAGATTTTGCAGATGTATGGCTTCACTCATAAGTCCCTTGGTAGTCGTAGGGTGAAGAAAGTGAGGAATGATACCAGCAACCCTCTTGAGATCAAGGATGATCTTGGGTTGCTTCACCCTGATTTCAAAGCTATCAAGCTTCCTTCTTCTTGA
- the LOC114162566 gene encoding translocator protein homolog → MASQTLHDAKKSQARRALRSLAIGIAVPFTLTLTIIILFGSGRRYNSISKPFWFAPLWFIHLASLGSSFFMGLAAWLVWADGGFQGETDAMSLYIAHLSLSIVWHPLVLIMGAYWLALLSCIVNFGTLFMCYLRFRKVNPFAKDLAKPCLALALYLSLVSFKLMFI, encoded by the coding sequence ATGGCTTCTCAGACCTTGCACGACGCAAAGAAATCACAAGCCAGAAGAGCATTACGGTCCCTAGCCATAGGCATCGCAGTTCCCTTCACCCTAACACTCACCATAATCATTCTTTTCGGTTCAGGACGAAGGTACAACAGCATATCAAAGCCCTTCTGGTTTGCACCACTATGGTTCATTCACTTGGCTTCCTTAGGTTCATCTTTCTTCATGGGTCTTGCAGCATGGTTAGTGTGGGCTGATGGTGGCTTCCAAGGAGAAACCGACGCTATGTCGCTTTACATAGCTCATCTTTCTCTCAGCATCGTTTGGCACCCTCTTGTTCTCATCATGGGTGCTTATTGGCTTGCTTTGCTTTCTTGCATCGTCAACTTTGGCACCCTCTTTATGTGCTACTTGAGGTTTAGAAAGGTTAATCCTTTTGCCAAAGATCTAGCCAAACCTTGTTTGGCTTTGGCTTTGTATCTTTCTCTTGTTAGCTTCAAGTTGATGTTTATCTAA
- the LOC114162442 gene encoding heat shock factor-binding protein isoform X1, producing the protein MSGHDAEDTKQSTADMTAFVQNLLQQMQSRFQTMSNSIITKIDEMGSRIEELEQNINELRAEIGLESSPPPVTEREKSPLRELKPEIENP; encoded by the exons ATG AGTGGACATGATGCAGAAGACACTAAACAGAGCACTGCTGATATGACAGCTTTT GTACAAAATCTTCTTCAGCAGATG CAAAGCAGGTTCCAGACGATGTCAAACTCCATCATTACAAAGA TCGATGAGATGGGTAGTAGGATAGAGGAATTGGAGCAGAACATCAATGAACTCCGAGCAGAAATTGGTCTGGAGAGCTCACCTCCTCCAGTCACTGAGAGAGAGAAATCTCCTTTGCGTGAGTTGAAGCCTGAAATAGAAAATCCTTAA
- the LOC114162442 gene encoding heat shock factor-binding protein isoform X2, translating into MTAFVQNLLQQMQSRFQTMSNSIITKIDEMGSRIEELEQNINELRAEIGLESSPPPVTEREKSPLRELKPEIENP; encoded by the exons ATGACAGCTTTT GTACAAAATCTTCTTCAGCAGATG CAAAGCAGGTTCCAGACGATGTCAAACTCCATCATTACAAAGA TCGATGAGATGGGTAGTAGGATAGAGGAATTGGAGCAGAACATCAATGAACTCCGAGCAGAAATTGGTCTGGAGAGCTCACCTCCTCCAGTCACTGAGAGAGAGAAATCTCCTTTGCGTGAGTTGAAGCCTGAAATAGAAAATCCTTAA